A genome region from Rhodopseudomonas boonkerdii includes the following:
- a CDS encoding arginyltransferase yields MTQHSRDTPQFYLTAPSPCPYLPGRQERKVFTHLVGDKAGDLNDLLTHGGFRRSQSIAYRPACDQCRACVSVRVVANEFRPSRNFRKVQARNADVIGEQRSAVPTSEQYSVFRAYLDQRHRLGGMADMTVLDYAMMVEDSHVETRIIEYRRRGPDSGITGRGEDLLAVALTDVLSDGLSMVYSFFEPGEESRSLGTYMILDHIDRAKKMGLPYVYLGYWIEGSKKMDYKGRYLPQQRLAPSGWLRVDENGEMFGEPEE; encoded by the coding sequence TTGACCCAGCACTCCCGCGACACCCCGCAATTCTATCTGACGGCGCCGTCGCCATGCCCGTATCTGCCGGGTCGACAGGAGCGCAAGGTGTTCACACACCTGGTGGGCGACAAGGCCGGCGATCTGAACGACCTCCTGACCCATGGCGGCTTCCGCCGCAGCCAGTCGATCGCGTACCGACCGGCCTGCGACCAGTGCCGTGCCTGCGTGTCGGTGCGGGTTGTCGCCAATGAATTCCGGCCGTCGCGAAACTTCCGCAAGGTGCAGGCGCGCAATGCCGACGTAATCGGCGAACAGCGCAGTGCGGTGCCGACCTCCGAACAGTATTCGGTGTTCCGCGCCTATCTCGACCAGCGCCATCGCCTAGGCGGCATGGCGGACATGACCGTGCTCGATTATGCGATGATGGTGGAAGACTCCCATGTGGAAACCCGCATCATCGAATATCGCCGTCGCGGCCCCGACAGCGGCATCACCGGCCGCGGCGAGGACCTGCTCGCGGTGGCGCTCACGGATGTGCTGAGCGACGGACTGTCGATGGTCTATTCGTTCTTCGAGCCCGGCGAGGAAAGCCGTTCGCTCGGGACCTATATGATCCTCGATCACATCGACCGTGCCAAGAAGATGGGCCTGCCCTATGTCTATCTCGGCTACTGGATCGAGGGATCCAAGAAAATGGATTACAAGGGGCGATATTTGCCGCAACAGCGGCTGGCCCCGTCCGGCTGGCTGCGGGTGGATGAAAACGGTGAGATGTTTGGCGAGCCGGAGGAGTAG